The nucleotide sequence GGCCACGACGCGACCGCGGCGACCATGGAGATGTCGCTGGCGGCGCCGCGGATCCACTCGCTGAGCGCGCCGAGCAGCATCTTGTGGTCGTCGACGAGGGCGAGGCGAATACGGCCGTCGGAATCAGGCACGGATGTTCTCTCTTTCACTGAAGATGAGGTGAAGCACAGTGTTGACGAAATCTTAGGTGTCTGCAGGGTTTTCGACCGTGCATCTGATGGCGAGCCGCAGACTTCCGCTCTGGGTGGAGGTCTGGAAGTCGCCCACGCGCTGCAGCGCGCTCCACGTCGGCGGAGTCACCCGGTTGCGGCGGATGCCGGTCGTCGAGACGTCGATCGGCACCTCGACCGTGCGACCGGCGAGCGACGCGATGGAGTTCGACTGGGTGATCGGGCCGAGGGTCAGGGTCACGCTCACGCCGGCGGCACGCGTGCGACGGTCGCCGAGCAGCAGCCACACGGCCTGAAGCAGACCGTCGCGCTGTTCGGGCGCCAGGAGCCCCGCGAGGCTCGACGGGTCGGAGAGCTTGACGGCGCGCCCGAGGTACTCGGACTCGGTGACCGCGTGGTACAGCCAGGTCTCGCGGCGCCCTTCGATGAGGTGCAGGCGCAGCTCGGTCGCGAGCGACGCGGCGGTCGACGCGACCTGCGGCTCGAGGGGGAGCGGGACGTCGCCTGTCGCGACGCCGTCGAGGAGCTTCTCGGCGGCGAGGTCGAGGCGGGCGAGCTCGTCGCTGGCGAGCATGCCGACCGCGAGGCGCGGCTGGGTCACGGTCGACTGGACGAGCACGCGGTCGAGCTCGATCTGGATCATGCGCCGGAAGCGCTGCACGAGGTAGATCGCGATGAGCGCGGGGAGGATCGCGATGCCGATCATCGACACCTGCTGCGGGAACGTCTTCGCGGTGATGGGCGTCGTGAGGACGACGGCGACGACGAAGGCGACGAACAGGACGCTGAGGCAGATGATCAGCTCGCAGGCCGGCCGGAGGGTGACGAGCGGCAGGAGCCCGAAGCCCACGGTGATGCTCGCGGTGGCGTAGGCGCCGACATTGTGGAGCGGCCAGATCGCCACGAAGTCGAGGCCGACGACGATCGCGAGCGCGACGCAGACGCCGATCATCACGGTGGCGGTGAGGCGCTCGCCCTGGATCGCGACGAGGGTGACGACGCCGATGAACGTGGCGAGGTAGATCAGCCAGGCGATGATCGCGGGAGCCGCCACGGGGTACACCGACAGGTGGACGAGGAAGAAGATGAGGCTGTAGATCGCCTGCACGGCGGCCACGGCGGCGGCGCCCATGCCGAGGTACCCGGTGCCGAGCGTCGCGCCGGCCTGCTGCGCCTGGCGGAGCGACCGGGCTCCTGTCGAGGAGGTCGGGAGGCCGCGAGCGGCGCGTCGGTGGCGCGGGACGCCGAGGGTGTTCTCGTCGAGGCCGGAACTGCTGCTCATCGCGGTGCCTCCAGGACGACGGTGGTGCCCGCGCCGGGGGCGGAGAACAGGCGGGCGCTGCCGCCGACGTCGCGGAGGCGGTTGACGACGCTCTCCTTGAACCCGAGGCGCTCCTCGCTGACGCCGTCGAGCTCGAACCCGACGCCGGCGTCGGTGACCATGGCGCGGACCATGGCGTCGTCGTGGATGATCGTGACGTGCGCCTCGGTCACGCCGGCGTGGCGTCGGACGTTCTCGAGGCACTCCGCGAGGGCGAGCAGGAACGCGTCGAGCACGTGCGACGGCAGCAGCACCTGGCCGGTGCCGTGCCACGACACCTCAAGGCCCATGCGCCCGAAGCGCTGCTTGACCGACTCGAGGGTCTGCCCGAGCGGGCTCTCCTCGGCCGTCTCGAGGTTGTAGTTGCCGGCCTGCTGCGGCTGCGGGGTCGATCCGAGGCGCAGATGGCGCAGGAGCCGCGCATCCTCTGCCGCCTGAGCTCTCAGCGCATCCGGCGTCACCCCGAACCCCGAGTGGGCGAGCAGCGTCAGCGTGGCGAGGACCGTGTCGTGCAGGAGCCGGGCGCCCTGACGGCGCTGCGCCTCGGTCTCGGACGCCTGCCGCTCGGCGCGGTGGGCGTTGCCGATGGAGTAGATGCGGCGGGCGGCCCGAGGGACGCTGTTGCCGATCCAGAAGCCGGCGACGAAGCAGAGGACCCAGCCGAGGAGGACCGCGGCGACCTGCACGGTGAAGACCGAGTGCATGCCCACGATGACCATCGCGACGACGAGGACGGCGGCGATGATCGCGAGGACGACGCGACGCGTGGTGGAGGAGAGGAGGAGGGCGAAGGAGGCGATCGAGCCGCCGACGAGGGGGATGACCGCGGTGGCGAGCGGCCCGTCGACGTGGCCGGGGAGGAGGGCGATGGCGCCGGCGCCGAGACCCGAAGCCATTCCCAGGACAACCCACAGGAGCCTTCCACTTCGGCCCACCATGATGAGGAAGACGATCATCAGAAGGCTGAACAGGGCGATGGCGCCCTGACGCGGCAGACCCGTCACCCCCGGGTAGCTGATCGACACGAGTGACACGACCGTGCAGGCGATTCCGAGGAAGCGCGTGGTCGTCCGCAGGAGGCGATCGCGCTCCTGGGCGAAGAGGTCCATTCGTGTCCAAGAGAGGTCGAGAGTCAGGCGTCGGTAACGCGCCTAGACACATCGTTCCATAATTCGGGCCCGGCGGAGCGCCGCGGCGCGCGATTTCGTGCCCGAAACGAGACCGAACGGTGTGGAACTCAAGCTTCAAGCAGTGCTCGAAGGTACTTCCCGACGTATTCGTTCTCGATGAGGAAGCCGTCGTGACCGAACTCGCTGGCGACCATCACTGCTCCTGAGGCCTCGGTCTTGGCCCTGTGGTCGTCGGTGTCGGGCGCGAACCGGGACGACGGCCGGAGGCTCTGCGCGATGCGCCGCTGGTCGTCGGGCGGGAACAGCCGGTCGCTGTCGATGCCGAGGATCAGCGACTTCGCCGTCACGCGCTGCAGCGCCGTCTCGACGCCGCCGCGGTCGCGCCCGAGGTCGTGCGAGTTCATGGCCCGGGCCAGGGTGATGTAGCTGTTCGCGTCGAAGCGGCGCGTGAACTTGTTGCCGTGGAAGTCGAGGTAGCTCGCGACGGCGAAGCGGCCCTGGCCGACCATCGGCGACAGCTCGCTCTGCCAGGATCGGCCGAAGCGGTCGTTGAGCTCGTCGGGCGAGCGGTAGCTGAGCAGCGCCATGCGCCGCGCGAGGGCGAGGCCGCGGTAGGGGCCGTCGCCGTCGGGGGCGTCGTAGTAGTCGCCGCCGGAGAATGAGGGGTCCATGTGGATCGCCTCGATCTGGACGATGTTCTGCGCGATCTGGTCGGCGCTCGTGAACGACGTGGTCGACAGGGCTGCGAGGCGCTCGACGCGGTCGGGGAACGTGACGGCCCATTCGAGCGCGTGCATGCCGCCCATCGACCCGCCGACGACGGCGGCGAAGCGGTCGATGCCGAGGGCGTCGGCGAAGCGGGCCTGCGCCTCGACCTGGTCGCGGATCGTGAGGTGCGGGAATCTCGCGCCCCACTCGCGGCCGGAGTCGTCGAGGGAGGCGGGGCCGGTCGACCCCTGGCAGCCGCCGAGCATGTTCGGGGCGACGACGAACCAGCGGTCGGTGTCGACGGCGAGCCCCGGACCGACGATGCCGGTCCACCAGCCGGCGGTGGCGTGCCCGGCCGAGGCGTCGCCGATCACGTGGCTGTCGCCGGTGAGGGCGTGGAGCAGCAGGATCACGTTGGAGTCGTCGGCCGCCCGCTCGCCGAAGGTCTCGTAGGCGATGCGCGGCTTCGTGAGGACGTCGCCGCTCTCGAGAGCGAGGTCGTCGATCGTGACGAAGCGTCGGCCGCCCACGGGGTCGCCCTCGCGCCAGGCGCCGGTGGCCGGCGGCTTGCCCAGCATCGACCTGCGTGCCCGGTCGGTCACGACGCTCGAGGGCACCGTGTCTTCGGAGGTTGTCTGCCAGTCCATCGGTCTCAGTGTGACAGGAGACGGGCCGCGCCCGCGAAGTGTGACGCGATGTGCGGCACGCGGGTCGCGGCCCGTCTCGACGGTGTCGGAGCGGTCGCAGGATCTCGGGTCAGCTCGACTTGAGGAGCCCCTCCGTCACCTGCCGCGCGGCTTCGAACCCGGCCTCGAGGTCGGCCTTGAGGTCGTCGACGTTCTCGAGCCCGACGCTGAGGCGCACGAGGCCGGGCGTCACGCCGGTGGTGAGCTGCTGCTCCGGCGTCAGCTGCGAGTGGGTGGTCGAGGCGGGGTGGATGACGAGCGAGCGCACGTCGCCGATGTTCGCCAGGTGGCTGAACAGCGACAGCCCGTCGACGAGGGCGCGGCCGGCGTCGACGCCGCCCTTCAGTTCGAACGAGAGGACCGCGCCGACGCCTCGGGGCGCGTACTTGTTGGCGGCGGCGTACCAGGGGCTCGTCGGCAGGCCGGCGTAGTAGACCGTCGAGACGTCGTCGCGGGCGTCGAGCCACTCGGCGATCTCCTGAGCGTTCTGCACGTGGCGCTCGATGCGGAGGCTGAGCGTCTCGATGCCCTGGATGAGGGCGAAGGCCGTGTCGGCCGAGTTCGACGAGCCGAGGTCGCGGAGCAGCTGGACGCGCGCCTTGATGATGTAGGCGAGCGGGTCGCCGACGGCCGCGGTGTAGCTGGCGCCGTGGTACGAGGGGTCGGGCTCGGTGAGCTCGGGGAACTTCTCGACGTTCTTCGACCACTCGAACCTGCCGCCGTCGACGATGAGGCCGCCGATGACGGTGCCGTGGCCGCCGAGGAACTTCGTCGCCGAGTGCACGACGATGTCGGCGCCGTGCTCGAACGGGCGGATCAGGTACGGGGTGGCGATCGTGTTGTCGACGATCAGCGGGACGCCGTTCTCGTGGGCGATGCCCGACGCGAGCTCGATGTCGAGGACGTTGATCTTCGGGTTGCCGATCGTCTCGGCGAAGAACAGCTTCGTGTTGGGGCGGACCGCGCGGCGCCACTCCTCGGCGTCGTCCTGGTTCTCGATGAAGGTCGTCTCGATGCCGAGCTTCGCGAGCGTGTACTTGAAGAGGTTGTAGGTGCCGCCGTAGATCGACGACGACGACACGATGTGGTCGCCGGCCTTCGCGATGTTGAGCACGGCGAACGTCTCGGCCGCCTGGCCGGACGCCACCAGGAGCGCGCCCGTGCCGCCCTCGAGCGCGGCGATGCGCTGCTCCACGACGTCGTGGGTGGGGTTCATGATGCGCGAGTAGATGTTGCCGAACTCGGCCAGCGCGAAGAGGTTCTTCGCCTGCTCGGAGTCGCGGAAGACGTACGAGGTCGTCTTGTAGATCGGGGTGGCGCGGGCGTGCGTGGTCGGGTCGGGCTGGGCCCCGGCATGGATCTGCTGGGTCTCGAACTTCCAGGCGGGCTGGTCGGTCATCATGGCTCCTGACTGTGGGTTGCCTGAAGCGTAGGAGCGTCCCCTACGAGCGGGCAATGGATCGGACATGCGACGTAATCTCACGCGGGCCGGGTCGACTAGCGTTGCTGACGAAACCACGTCGAGAGGAACATGTCAGCATGGCGAAACGCGTACTGGTCACCGGAGCGAGTTCGGGCATCGGGGAGGCGACCGTGGAGCTGTTCCGCGCGCGCGGCTGGGACGTCCTCGCCGTGGCCCGCCGTGAGGACCGCCTGCAGGAGCTCGCGGAACGCACCGGCGCCGAGTGGTTCCGCGCCGACGTCACGAGCGACGCCGACATGGAGGCCCTCCGCGACCACGTCGAGGCCACCGGTCCGCTCCACGCCCTCATCAACAACGCCGGCGGAGCCTTCGGCCTCGCCACGGTCGAGGAGGGCTCGATCGACGACTGGCGGAACATGTACGAGGTCAACGTGATCGGCACGAAGCGCACGATCTCGCTGCTCCTGCCGGCCCTCCGTCGCGGAGCCGACGACGCTGGCTCCGGCGACATCGTGAACATCACCTCGATCGCCGGGCACAGCGTGTACGAGAAGGGCGCGGGCTACAACGCCGCCAAATTCGCCGAGCACGCCCTCACCGCGGTCCTGCGCCTCGAGCTGAACGGCGAGCCGCTCCGCGTCATCGAGGTGGCGCCGGGCATGGTCAAGACCGACTTCTCGCTCGTGCGGTTCGAGGGCGACCAGGCCAAGGCCGACGCCGTCTACGACGGAGTGGTCGCGCCGCTCACCGCCGACGACATCGCCGAGGCCATCGTCCACTCGGTCGAGCTGCCCAGCCACGTCAACATCGACCTCGTCACCGTCAAGCCCGTGGCCCAGGCCGCGTCGACGAAGCTCGCGCGGGGCGAGCTCGTCACGAAAAAGTAGCGGGCGGCGACGAGCGATCGGCCGGTGCGCCGAGCGCTCAGCCGATCGACACGAAGTCGCGGACGTCGTCGCGGGGAAGCTCGTCGACGACGGCGCCGACCTCGAGGTCGAGCAGCTTCACCCAGCCGCCGGAGGACGACAGGAACGCCGTGTCGGACGCGTCCCGCCCCGTCGCGATCCGGATCAGGCTCTGCCGCGGAGCCAGCGCCGTCGCATCGACGACGAACCAGGTGCCCTCGACGAGCGCCTCGGCAACCGCGTGGAAGTCCATCGGGTACAGCCCGGGCGCGTACACCGAGACCAGCCTGGCCGGCACGTCGAGTGCTCGCAGGAGCGCGACGACGAGGTGCGCGTAGTCGCGGCAGACGCCCCGACGGTCGAGGAACGTCTGCACCGCGCCGTCCGTCGGCGCGCTCGACCCGGGCACGTACGACAGGTGCGCGCCCACCCACGAGGACACCGCGGAGACGAGCTCGCGTCCTGCGAGGCCCGCGAACTCGCTGCGCGCGGTCGGGAACAGTGTGTCGGACTCGCAGTAGCGACTCGGGCGGAGGTACTGGATCTCGTCGAGCGGGACTGTCGCGATCGGCTCCTGCCGCCCCTCGACCTCGACCCGGTAGTCGATCTCGCAGGTGCCTGGCTGCATCTCGGCGACGTGCAGCCGCGTGCCCCGGTCGTCGACGATCTCGCGGACGTCGAGCGGCGCGCCGCCCTGTGACACCGACAGGGTCTCGGAGATCCGCTGGCCGTCGGAGGCCGCGACCGACAGGACCAGCGAGGCCGGCGCCTGGGCGCTGAGGGTCATCCGCGAGAAGGCGCTGCGCTTCATCCTGCGAGCATGCCATGCCCGACGGGCGCTCCGTCGCGCTGTGCGTCGTGCGCAGAGACCGACACCAGCTCGTGCGAGACGCCGTCGGAGCCCGTCTCGACCAGGTGGCCGCCCCAGAGGGCGATGGACTTCGCCCGGTACGTCCATAGCTGGTGCCCGCTGGCGACGTCGAACGCGATGAGGGAGTCGGAGTCGGCCAGAGACGAGTCGATCGCATACCCCGTTCCCACCGACTGCCCGACCACGACCGCTCCGCGCGGCAGCGTCGTGGTGAACCGGGTCCGCCCCGTGGCCCCGTCGACCTCCGACACCGTCAGAGTGCTGTCGGTCGAGCGCACCAGGCCGACCGTCTCGACGTCCGACGTCGTGGCGCCGGTCGGGGTGCCCAGGGGCGAGCCGGTGAAGTCCGTCGACCACCGCACCGCGCCCGAGGACGGGTCCAGGCAGGTCAGCTTCGACGTGACCGAGGTCATCATCACGCACGACCGCGACGTCGTGAGGCTCGTCACCGCCAGCGCCGGCACCTGCCAGATCGACCGCCCCGAGGGGTCGAGGCGCACCACGTACGACCCCAGCCCCACGCCCTCCGCGATCGTCACCCCCAGCACCGAGTCGCCGACGACCCGGATGCTCGACAGCTCACGCAGATCGCTGCCCCAGCGCGACACCCGCCCGGTCGCCCCGTCGACCGCGATCGTGCCCGTCGTCAACGGCACGAGCAGACGATCGCGCAGGAGCTGCGGAGACACCGACTGCGACACCGTCTGCCGCCACACCACCCGCCCGAGCGATCGCGCTCGCCGCAGCTCGTACGTCGTCAGCTCGCCGCCCTGGTTCGGCTCGGCGCTCAGCACCAGGTCGCCCGAGACGCCGAAGTTGACTGCGGCGTCGGAGTTCGCCACCGCGGAGTGGTCGACGACCCGGCCCGTGCGCGTGTCGACGAGCACGAGAAACGAGCCGTCCGCTCCGTTCACGCCCACCACCACGCCGTGGACCGACGCCGCCGCATGCCTCACGATCGAGAAGACCGTCGTGTGCAGGAACGCACCGAGATCGAGACGCCACAGCGTGCGCCCCGTGTCGGGATCGACCATCATGATCCGCCCGGTCTGCTCCACCGCCTTCGACTCGCACGACGCGTTCTGACCGGCGGGCCCGACGCTCGGCAGCAGCGCGGTCACCAGCTCGTGCCCGGCATCGATCTGCCCGGTGTCGACGCGCAGACAGCCGCGCGAGAGGGACGGCGCCAGCCGATGGGGGAGATCGGCACTCCAGCCCGACGCCGTCGGCGCCGACCGCAGGTCGTCGAGGGACGTGCCGCCGAACGGAGCCTCGGAACCGTAGACGGGCTGCGTCGCCACCCCGGCGACGACGACGAGCGCCACCACGACCAGGAGCGCGCCGTACGCCACGGCGATCGCCCGCCCCGGCGAGAACCGCCGCACCGGACGACGCCGGGCCGACCCGACAGGCTCCTCCGACACCGAGCCCTCCGCGTTGGAACGCCCCGCAGCGTGCTCGACCGGCCACCCGGCCTGCTCGCCGAACCGCGCCGTCGTCCGGTCGAGCCCCTCGGGGCGGGCGGGACTCCACGCCGTCATCCTCGACCACCTCCGCCCGACCTCGTCACCCCATCCTCGTCCACGCCGCACCCGCTCGTCGACGCACGGCACCGGGCACGTAGGGTCGAGGTGATGCCACAGAGAACACGACGCACGACCATCGACCGACGGACCTTCCTCGCCGGGGGAGCAGCCGCGGGCGCATTGGCGCTCGCGGGATGCACTGCGCCTGCTCCTGCGCCCACCACGTCGCCCTCGGCCACGGCGACCGCCACCGGGCCCGACGACTGGACCTCGCTCGCCTCGGCGGTCCGCGGCACGCTGCTGCGCCCCACCTCCAGCGGGTACGCGACCGCGCGACTCACCGAGAATCCGCGATTCGACGACGCGAAGCCACTCGGGGTCCTCGAGGCGGCCTCGGCGGCGGACGTCGCAGCCGGCCTCGCCTTCGCCCGCAACACCAGGACGCCCCTCGCCGTCCGCTCGGGCGGACACAACTACGCCGGCTGGTCGGCCGGAGGGGCGTCCGGCACCGACGTGAAGCCGTCGCTCGTCATCTCGACCGCGGGGCTCGACGATGTGCGGATCTCGGGCGAGGGCACGCTCACCGTGGGGCCCGGCGCCTCCATGGCGAAGGTGTACGCCGCGCTCGGCGAGGCGGGGAGGGCGATCGGCGCAGGCTCCTGCGCCACCGTGGCCATCGGCGGGCTGACCCTCGGCGGCGGAGTCGGCGTGCTCGCACGCTCGTTCGGCCTCACCTGCGACCAGCTGACCGGCGTCGAGATCGTCACCGCCGACGGCGCCGTCCACCACTGCACCGCCACGAGCGACGCCGACCTGTTCTGGGCCAGCCGCGGCGGCGGAGGGGGCGTCACCGGCGTCGTCACATCGATGACCTTCGACACGCAGGCCGCACCGCAGGTGACGATGTTCGCCCTCACCTGGCCCTGGTCGGCCGCCGCGCAGGTCGTCGCCGCCTGGCAGGACTGGGCGCTCGCCGAAGGCGCGCCCGATCAGCTCTGGTCGACGCTCAAGCTGCTGGGCGGGCAGACGCACCCCTCGGGCCCCGCCCTCACGGTGTCGGGCACCTGGACCGGCGACTCGGCCGCGCTCGCAGCCCAGCTGGCGCCGCTGCTGAAGGCCGTGAAGACGGCGCCCACGAGCAATGTCGCGACCTCGCACACCTACCAGGACGCCATGTTCCGGTACGCAGGATGCGCGGACCAGCCCGCCTCGAAGTGCACCACCGCTCCCGGCGGCGTCCTCGACCGCGTCGCCGAGTCGGGCACGTCGCATCTGCCGACCACGACCTTGCCGGCCGCCGGGATCGCCGCTCTCGTGGCCAAGGTCGAGGCCGCGCAGAGCGTCGTCGGCCTCACCGAGGGCGGCATCTCGCTCGACGCGCTCGGCGGTGCGGTGTCGCGCGTCGGGGCCGCCGACACGGCGTTCGCCCACCGCTCGGCGCTCATGAGCGTGCAGTACACGGCCACGTTCGCCGACGGCGCCTCGCCAGCCGCCTACGACTCGTACGTGCGCGGCTTCCGCACGGCGATGGGGCAGTACTGGAGCGACACCGCCTACGTCAACTACGCGGACCCGTCGCTCAGCGACCCCGGGCAGGCGTACTTCGGCGACAATCTAGCGGGGCTGAAGTCCATCGCCAAGAAGGTGGACCCCGACGGCATCTTCGCGCAGCCGCACCTGCTCGACTAGAACATACGTTCGAACGCGCGTAGGGTGTGGGCATGTCCCTTTCCTTCCAGGCCTCGCTCTTCGACTCGCTCGACGACACCCCGTCGCCGCGACTCGGCGCCCTCGGCTCGGCCGTCGAGCGCATCGAGCTCGACAGCGGCGCCTGGCTCGATCTGCGACCCGGCTGGGTCGCGGGCTCCGACGAGCTGTTCGAGCGTCTCGTCGAGCACGTGCCGTGGAAGGCCGACCGTCGCGAGATGTACGACCGCGTCGTCGACGTGCCGCGCCTCGTCTCCTGGTTCGGGCCCGGCGCCCCGCTGCCCGACCCGACGCTGCCCGAGGCCATGGACCGCCTCAACGACCACTACGGCCGGCCACCCCGTCAGGTGTTCGAGACGGCGGGTCTGTGCTTCTACCGCACCGGCGACGACAGCATCGCCTGGCACGGCGATCGCGTCGGGCCGGCCATCGACCGCGACACGATGGTGGCGATCGTGTCGGTCGGCGCCGCCCGCACGCTGGCGGTGCGGTCGCGGGCGACGGGAGTCGTGCGGCGGTTCCCGCTCGGCCACGGCGATCTGCTCGTTATGGGCGGCAGCTGCCAGCGGACGCAGGAGCACGCGATCGCCAAGACGAGGTCGGCCGTCGGGCCGCGGATCAGCATCCAGTACCGCCCCGTCTGGGCCCGTTCGGTCTGACGTCGGTCGCGTCGTCGGCGTTCCCTCGGGGTCGCGCGTGCCGCTACGGTAGAGCGCATGGTTCTGGTACCCGATGAGACCCCGATCGCGGCCCGCGACTCGACCAGAGAGATCCTGGGCTGGCTGGAATTCGGCGAAGCGGCTCGCGACCTGGCGCAGGACGTCCTCGGCTCCGGCTTCCGCCCGGACGTCATCGTGGCCATCGCCCGTGGCGGCCTCGTGCTCGCCGGCGCCATCGCCTACGCGCTCGACACGAAGATGTGCGGCTCGATCAACGTCGAGTTCTACACCGGCGTGAACTCCGTGCTCGACGCCCCGGTCGTGCTGCCCCCGGCCCTCGACGCGCCGTCGCTGGCGGGCAAGCGCGTGCTGCTCGTCGACGACGTCTCCGACTCGGGCCGCACTCTCGAGCTCGTCCGCAACCTGCTGCGCGAGATCGGCGCCGACGTCCACACGGTGTGCCTCTACGCGAAGCCGCGCACGATCCTCGAGCCCGACCACGTGTGGCGTCACACCGCCGACTGGATCACCTTCCCGTGGAGCGCTCTGCCCCCGGTGACGGTGTCCACGTGAGCATCCACCTCGTCGGTGGGGGCTGGTCGGCCGAGTCGACCGAGGTCTACGAGCTGTTCGTCGCCGAGGCGGCGACCCGCGCCGCGCGCGTCGGTCGCGACGTGCCCCGCATCGCGGTCCTGATCGTCGTCGAGGACGACGTGCCGTCGGAGGAGTTCCGTACGGGCTATCCGGCCATGCTGGCGTCGGTGGGTCCGTGCGAACCCCTGGTCCACGAGGTCGACGGCGGTGAGGCGTTCGACACGGTCGTGCTCTCCGACATCGACGCGCTCCTCGTCGCCGGCGGCATGACGCCGGCGTACTTCGACGCGGTGATGCCGATCGTCGATCAGGTGCGGCTCCTCGTCGCCGACGGGCTGCCCTACCTGGGGTTCTCGGCCGGCGCGATGATCGCCGCCGACACCGCGATCCTCGGCGGCTACATGATCGGCGGCGTCGAGGTGTGCCCGGCCGACGCGGCGGAGGACCTCGACGAGGTGACGCTCGTGCAGGGCCTCGGCCTGGTCGACCTGGCGATCGACGTGCACGCGGCCCAGTGGGGCACGCTGACGCGCCTCATCGCGGCGACCGAAGCGGGCATGGTCACGGGCGGCGTCGCGATCGACGAGAACACCGTGCTCGTGGTCGGCGAGGGCG is from Frondihabitans australicus and encodes:
- a CDS encoding phosphoribosyltransferase, coding for MVLVPDETPIAARDSTREILGWLEFGEAARDLAQDVLGSGFRPDVIVAIARGGLVLAGAIAYALDTKMCGSINVEFYTGVNSVLDAPVVLPPALDAPSLAGKRVLLVDDVSDSGRTLELVRNLLREIGADVHTVCLYAKPRTILEPDHVWRHTADWITFPWSALPPVTVST
- a CDS encoding Type 1 glutamine amidotransferase-like domain-containing protein, with translation MSIHLVGGGWSAESTEVYELFVAEAATRAARVGRDVPRIAVLIVVEDDVPSEEFRTGYPAMLASVGPCEPLVHEVDGGEAFDTVVLSDIDALLVAGGMTPAYFDAVMPIVDQVRLLVADGLPYLGFSAGAMIAADTAILGGYMIGGVEVCPADAAEDLDEVTLVQGLGLVDLAIDVHAAQWGTLTRLIAATEAGMVTGGVAIDENTVLVVGEGALAVIGSGSVWRVEPQIDDDGEITGVSVGTIGVD